One window of the Natranaerobius trueperi genome contains the following:
- the uvrA gene encoding excinuclease ABC subunit UvrA, producing the protein MQNKLIVKGAREHNLKNVDLEIPRNQLVVMTGLSGSGKSSLAFDTIYAEGQRRYVESLSAYARQFLGQMDKPDVDYIEGLSPAISIDQKTTSRNPRSTVGTVTEIYDYLRLLFARAGRPHCPKCQKPITQQTVDQMVDQIITLEEGTKFQILAPIVRGRKGQHEKTIEDVRKSGYVRARIDGEVRLLSEEIKLEKNKNHTIEVVIDRLKMKEDIQNRLADSIESALDLSDGIVIIHILDLDNEWMFSQKYACIDCGFSFPELTPRMFSFNSPYGACTDCDGLGEKREFDVDLIVPDTRLTINEGAIAPWSRNQAGYYAQLLKAACEYFEIDMDTPFEELEEQEQNLILYGSGDKKFTFSFTTGRGRLYEGERTFEGVIPNLMRHYRTTNSERFREEIENYMASIKCSSCRGKRLRSESLAVTVGGKNIGQVTDMTVNEALEFFQNVELTDKEWAIARLILKEIKDRLSFLKDVGLDYLTLERSAGTLSGGEAQRIRLATQIGSSLTGVLYILDEPSIGLHQRDNERLIRTLENLRDIGNTLIVVEHDETTMKRADHIVDIGPGAGEHGGEVVAQGTVDEICQEEKSLTGQFLNSTEAITIPKKRRKPNGKYLEVKGAKAHNLKNLNVKIPMGIFNCVTGVSGSGKSTLIHDVLYKGLATKLHKASKKPGAHKEIKGLEQLDKVIEIDQSPIGRTPRSNPATYTGVFDHIRELFSESPEAKMRGYKPGRFSFNIKGGRCEACKGDGIIKIEMHFLPDVYVPCEVCEGKRYNRETLEVRYKGKTISDVLNMDVNTAIDFFVSIPKVKRKLQTLADVGLGYIKLGQPATTLSGGEAQRVKLATELSKRSNGRTLYILDEPTTGLHMADVKKLLGVLQRLVEAGDTVLVIEHDLDVIKTADHIIDLGPEGGSGGGQLIAQGTPEKVSEEQDSYTGQFLRTILKKRETA; encoded by the coding sequence AAAAGCTCTCTTGCTTTTGATACTATTTATGCGGAGGGTCAGAGAAGATATGTAGAGTCACTTAGCGCTTATGCAAGACAATTTCTAGGCCAAATGGATAAACCAGATGTTGATTATATAGAAGGGTTGAGTCCTGCTATTTCTATAGATCAAAAAACTACAAGTAGAAACCCTCGATCTACAGTTGGTACTGTTACAGAAATATATGATTATCTTAGGTTATTATTTGCAAGAGCAGGTAGACCTCATTGTCCGAAATGTCAAAAACCAATAACACAACAAACAGTGGATCAGATGGTAGATCAAATAATTACTTTAGAAGAAGGGACTAAATTTCAAATTTTAGCTCCTATTGTTCGGGGAAGAAAAGGCCAACATGAAAAAACTATCGAAGATGTGAGAAAAAGCGGTTATGTAAGAGCAAGAATAGATGGAGAGGTACGGTTACTTTCAGAAGAAATAAAACTAGAGAAAAATAAAAATCATACTATCGAAGTAGTTATTGATCGTTTAAAAATGAAAGAAGATATCCAAAACCGATTAGCTGATTCTATAGAAAGTGCACTAGATCTTTCTGATGGTATAGTTATTATTCATATTTTAGATCTAGATAATGAATGGATGTTTAGTCAAAAGTACGCTTGTATTGATTGTGGTTTTAGTTTTCCAGAACTTACTCCACGTATGTTTAGTTTTAATAGTCCTTATGGTGCTTGCACTGATTGTGATGGATTAGGTGAAAAACGAGAATTTGATGTTGACTTAATCGTTCCAGATACTAGGTTAACAATTAATGAAGGTGCCATAGCTCCTTGGAGTAGAAACCAAGCTGGTTATTATGCGCAACTTCTCAAAGCTGCTTGTGAATACTTTGAAATTGACATGGATACTCCATTTGAAGAATTAGAAGAACAGGAACAAAATTTAATTTTATATGGTTCAGGTGATAAGAAATTTACATTTAGTTTTACAACAGGTCGTGGTCGATTATATGAGGGCGAAAGAACTTTTGAAGGTGTTATTCCGAATCTTATGAGACACTATAGGACTACAAATTCTGAAAGGTTTAGAGAAGAAATTGAAAACTATATGGCTTCTATTAAATGTAGTTCTTGCAGGGGTAAACGTTTACGATCTGAAAGTTTAGCTGTGACTGTTGGTGGAAAAAATATTGGTCAAGTAACAGATATGACAGTTAATGAAGCTTTGGAATTTTTTCAGAATGTTGAACTTACAGATAAAGAGTGGGCTATAGCACGGTTAATATTAAAAGAAATCAAAGATAGACTAAGCTTTTTAAAGGATGTAGGTCTTGATTATTTAACATTAGAACGTTCAGCTGGAACTTTGAGTGGTGGAGAAGCACAAAGAATTAGACTAGCTACTCAGATTGGCTCAAGTCTAACAGGTGTACTTTACATTTTAGATGAGCCTAGTATTGGACTTCATCAGCGTGACAATGAGAGGTTAATTAGAACATTAGAGAACCTTAGAGACATAGGAAATACTTTAATAGTAGTTGAGCATGATGAAACTACTATGAAAAGAGCAGATCATATAGTAGATATTGGTCCTGGAGCAGGAGAACATGGTGGTGAAGTCGTAGCACAAGGTACAGTAGATGAAATATGTCAAGAAGAAAAGTCTTTAACTGGACAATTTTTAAATAGTACTGAGGCAATAACGATCCCTAAGAAGAGACGAAAACCAAATGGTAAATATCTTGAAGTTAAAGGAGCAAAAGCTCATAATTTAAAAAACTTAAATGTTAAAATACCAATGGGTATTTTTAATTGTGTGACCGGTGTTTCTGGTTCGGGGAAAAGTACTTTAATTCACGATGTGTTATATAAAGGACTTGCTACTAAGCTACACAAAGCAAGTAAAAAACCAGGTGCCCATAAAGAAATAAAAGGCTTAGAACAGTTAGATAAAGTTATTGAGATAGATCAGTCTCCAATTGGTCGAACACCGAGATCTAATCCTGCAACTTATACTGGTGTATTTGATCATATTCGAGAGTTATTTTCAGAATCACCTGAGGCAAAGATGCGTGGTTATAAACCAGGACGATTTAGCTTTAATATTAAAGGTGGACGTTGTGAGGCTTGTAAGGGTGATGGGATTATCAAAATAGAGATGCATTTTTTACCTGATGTATATGTCCCATGTGAAGTGTGTGAAGGTAAACGTTATAATCGAGAGACGCTAGAGGTACGTTATAAAGGAAAGACTATTTCTGATGTATTGAATATGGATGTAAACACAGCTATAGATTTTTTTGTGTCTATTCCAAAAGTTAAAAGAAAACTACAAACTCTTGCTGATGTTGGTTTAGGTTACATTAAGTTAGGTCAACCTGCAACCACTTTATCAGGTGGAGAAGCACAACGTGTAAAACTTGCAACAGAACTTAGTAAGCGTAGTAATGGACGCACTCTTTATATCCTTGATGAACCGACAACAGGACTTCATATGGCAGACGTTAAAAAGTTACTTGGGGTATTACAAAGGTTAGTTGAGGCTGGAGATACAGTACTAGTTATTGAACATGACTTAGATGTTATAAAGACCGCTGATCATATTATTGATCTAGGTCCTGAAGGAGGTTCTGGTGGAGGCCAGTTAATTGCTCAGGGCACTCCCGAGAAAGTTTCAGAGGAACAAGATTCCTATACAGGACAGTTTTTAAGAACGATTTTAAAGAAGCGGGAGACGGCCTAA